CCGCCCCGTCCCACGCGCCACGATGGCACCGGGCGAAGCGGACATGCGCGGGATCGACATCGGCAATATCCCGATGGACGATTACCAGTACGACATCGACATTCCCGAAGGCATTCCGCAGCTGCCCGAGGGCGAGTTGACCGGCGAACCGGTGAATGCGCCGATGGAGGTGGAGGAAATCCCCGAACGCGGCGAAGAGCCGGACCCGATCCCCGCCCCACCGCGCCAGCCGCCGCCTATCGACCGGGGTGAAACCGAGGGGTAGTGGAAGGACGTCATGTGCAACCTCTATCGCATGACCAAGACCGCCGACGAAGTGGCCCGCCTGTTCGGCGCGACGCTGAGCAGCGCGTTCGAATGGCCCGAATACATCTATCCGCGCATGACCGCGCCGGTGATCGTATCCGCCAGGGGTGAGCGCAGGTTGGGCCCGATGGACTGGGGTTTTCCGACACAAGTGTGCGGCAAGACAAGGATGCTGACCAAACACGTCACCAATGCCCGCAACCTGAACAGCCCGATGTGGCGGCCCAGCCTTGCCACGCGGCGATGCCTTGTGCCCTTCACCCGCTTTGCCGAACCCAAGGCGGGCAAGGATGCGGAAGGAAAGCCCGCACAATACTGGTTCACGATCAGCGACCAGCCCGTCGCCGCCTTTGCCGGCCTGTGGCGACCGACCGAAACGGGACCGGTCTTTGCGTTCTGCACGACGGAGCCGAACGCGCTGGTCGCCCCGCTACATCCCAAGGCGATGCCTGTCGTCCTGATGGCAGAGGATCAGGACCGATGGCTGGGCGATGATGCGGAAGATGCGCTGAAACTGGTGGCCAGCTATCCCAGCCAGCTGATGACGGTGGCGGCGACGAACTAGCGTCCGGCGCTATTCCTCACCCATCCGCAGCGCAGCAATGAACGCCTCCTGCGGGATAGACACATTGCCATACTCCCGCATCCGTGCCTTGCCCTTCTTCTGCTTCTCCAGCAGCTTCTTCTTGCGCGTGATGTCGCCGCCGTAACACTTCGCGGTCACGTCCTTGCGCATCGCGCTGATCGTTTCGCGGGCGATGACCTTGCCGCCGATGGCCGCCTGGATCGGGATCTTGAACAGGTGGCGCGGGATCAGGTCTTTCAGGCGCTCGCACATGCCGCGTCCGCGTTCCTCGGCAACGCCGCGGTGGACGATCATCGACAAGGCATCGACCGGCTCGTTGTTGACGAGGATGCTCATTTTCACCAGGTCGCCCTCGCGCAGGCCGATCTGTTCATAGTCGAAGCTGGCATAGCCGCGGCTGATCGATTTCAGGCGGTCGTAGAAATCGAACACCACTTCGTTCAGCGGCAGCTCGTAGGTCACTTGCGCGCGGCCGCCAACATAGGTGAGGTCGCGCTGGATGCCGCGCCGGTCCTGGCACAGTTTCAGGATCGAGCCGAGGTATTCGTCGGGCGTGTAGATCGTTGCCTTGATCCACGGCTCCTCGATCGTCTCGATCCGGCTGGGGTCGGGATAGTCGGCGGGGTTGTGCAGGTAGATTTCCGCCGCATCGTCGGTGCGGCTGGCGCGCAGGTCGATGCGATAGACGACCGAGGGGGCAGTGGTGATGAGGTCGAGATCGTATTCGCGGCTGAGGCGTTCCTGGATGATCTCCAGGTGCAAGAGGCCGAGGAAGCCGCAGCGGAAGCCGAAGCCCAGCGCGGCGCTCGATTCCATCTCGAAGCTGAAGCTCGCGTCGTTAAGGCGCAGCTTGCCGATCGATTCGCGCAGCTTCTCGAAATCATTGGCGTCCACCGGGAACAGGCCGCAGAACACCACCGGCTGCACTTCCTTGTAGCCGGGCAGCGCCTGCGTCGCGCCGCCCTTCACCGTGGTGATCGTGTCGCCGACCTTGGCCTGTTCCACTTCCTTGATCTGCGCAGTGATGAAGCCGATCTCGCCGGGGCCGAGTTCGGCCAGCTCGGTGCGCTTGGGGCTGAAGCAGCCGACGCGGTCGATCAGGTGATCGGTGCCGCCCTGCATGAACTTGACGTTGAGGCCCTTCTTGATGACGCCGTCGATGACGCGGACGAGGATGACGACGCCGAGGTAGGGATCGTACCAGCTGTCGACCAGCATCGCCTTCAGCGGGGCATCGCGGTCGCCCGTGGGGCCGGGGATCTTGGCGACGATCTGCTCGAGGATCTCCTCGATCCCGATGCCCGACTTGGCGCTGGCCAGCACCGCGTCGGAGGCGTCAATGCCGATTATGTCCTCGATCTCGGCCTTGACCTTTTCGGGTTCGGCGGCGGGCAGGTCGATCTTGTTGATGACGGGCACGATCTCGTGGTCGTGCTCGATCGACTGGTACACGTTGGCGAGCGTCTGCGCCTCAACCCCCTGCGCCGCGTCCACCACCAGCAGCGCGCCCTCGCAGGCGGCGAGCGAGCGCGAGACTTCGTAGGCGAAGTCGACGTGGCCGGGCGTGTCCATGAGGTTCAGCTCATAGGTCTCGCCGTTCTTGGCGGTGTAGTTGAGGCGCACGGTCTGCGCCTTGATGGTGATGCCGCGCTCTTTCTCGATATCCATGTTATCAAGGACTTGCGCGCTCATTTCCCGCTCGGTCAGCCCGCCGGTGAACTGGATCAGCCGATCGGCCAGGGTGGACTTGCCATGGTCGATATGGGCGATGATGGAAAAGTTACGAATGTGCGCAAGATCGGTCATGCGCGGGCCATTAGCGGTTGGCGATGGCGCTGTCAGCAG
The sequence above is a segment of the Croceicoccus naphthovorans genome. Coding sequences within it:
- a CDS encoding SOS response-associated peptidase; translation: MCNLYRMTKTADEVARLFGATLSSAFEWPEYIYPRMTAPVIVSARGERRLGPMDWGFPTQVCGKTRMLTKHVTNARNLNSPMWRPSLATRRCLVPFTRFAEPKAGKDAEGKPAQYWFTISDQPVAAFAGLWRPTETGPVFAFCTTEPNALVAPLHPKAMPVVLMAEDQDRWLGDDAEDALKLVASYPSQLMTVAATN
- the lepA gene encoding translation elongation factor 4, coding for MTDLAHIRNFSIIAHIDHGKSTLADRLIQFTGGLTEREMSAQVLDNMDIEKERGITIKAQTVRLNYTAKNGETYELNLMDTPGHVDFAYEVSRSLAACEGALLVVDAAQGVEAQTLANVYQSIEHDHEIVPVINKIDLPAAEPEKVKAEIEDIIGIDASDAVLASAKSGIGIEEILEQIVAKIPGPTGDRDAPLKAMLVDSWYDPYLGVVILVRVIDGVIKKGLNVKFMQGGTDHLIDRVGCFSPKRTELAELGPGEIGFITAQIKEVEQAKVGDTITTVKGGATQALPGYKEVQPVVFCGLFPVDANDFEKLRESIGKLRLNDASFSFEMESSAALGFGFRCGFLGLLHLEIIQERLSREYDLDLITTAPSVVYRIDLRASRTDDAAEIYLHNPADYPDPSRIETIEEPWIKATIYTPDEYLGSILKLCQDRRGIQRDLTYVGGRAQVTYELPLNEVVFDFYDRLKSISRGYASFDYEQIGLREGDLVKMSILVNNEPVDALSMIVHRGVAEERGRGMCERLKDLIPRHLFKIPIQAAIGGKVIARETISAMRKDVTAKCYGGDITRKKKLLEKQKKGKARMREYGNVSIPQEAFIAALRMGEE